GAGCCGCGGCTGGAGCTGCTCCAGGTCAGCATGGCCCGGCAACATGTGGAGGGCATCCTTGGCCAACCGGTCGACACCGCCCAAACCAAAGACGGCTACCACACCGCCGTCTACGTCTATACCCGCGGGGATGAACCGAGCGCCGGCCGCGCGATCTTCAATCTCTTCATGGACGTTATCACCCTGCTGATCTGGGAAATTCCGGCAACGGCGGCGGAGGCCTCGCGAGGGGAGCAACGACGCTACCCGGTCGTCTACGACTCGGAGGAAAAGGTGGTGGCGTTGAATGAGTACGGCAACCTGTGAAGCCCGCCGGATTGGGCTGGCGCCTCACCCCTGCTGAAGAAACCAAGCCGGAGCCAGCGGCCTGATCGCGTCGCACGATGACCTCCCTTCGTCCTTGGCCGGACGTTCAGACTGAAGTGCTGGTCACGTCCGGGGAAACACCCAAGCGTGTTGATCTGTTCCTGGCCAACCGCGATCCGGCCTTGTCGCGGGCGGTGATTCAACGGCTCATCGAGGAAGGCCGCATCCGCGTCAACGACCACCCGACCAAGCCGAGCTACAAGATCAGGCCGGGGGATCGCATTACGCTCACCATTCCTCGTCCGGCACCGCTGGAGCTGAAGCCGGAAGCCATCCCGCTGAATGTCCTGTTTGAGGATGAGGCGCTGCTGGTCCTGAACAAACCGGCCGGCTTGGTTGTCCACCCGGCGCCGGGCCATTGGTCCGGCACCTTGGTCCATGGACTCCTGCACCACTTCAACCGGCCAGATGGGGCGCTTTCCACGATCGGCGGCAAGGAACGGCCCGGTCTGGTGCATCGGCTGGACAAAGAGACCTCGGGGGTCATGGTCATCGCCAAGACGGACGAGGCCCATGCGGGGCTGGCGGCCCAGTTCAAGGCCCACAGCATCACGCGCGAGTACGAAGCGCTGGTCTGGGGCTCGATGAAAAAACCACGTGGCCTCATCGAATTGGCGATCGGGCGGGATACCAAGGAGCGCAAAAAATTTTCCGCCCGGACGGCCAGGCCGAAACCCTCGGTCACGGAATACCAGGTGATAGGGCGTTTCGGGAAAACGGCCACCGAAGTCGTGCTGCTGCCCAAGACCGGACGCACGCATCAGATTCGAGTCCATCTGGCGTCCATCGGCCATCCCGTCTTGGGCGATCCGACGTACGGAGGGCGAAAGGTCCGTACTGTTGCCGAGCTGGAAATTCCGCGGGTGATGCTCCATGCCCGGTTGTTGGGGTTCATTCATCCTGTGACCAAACGGTATCAGCAGTTTGCAGTGGACCCGCCGGCCGATATGCAGCAGGTTCGCACCGCGTTGCAGGCGCTCGAGCCGGCCGGCCGCGTTCGAGGCCATCGACTCTTGACAGCGCGATAGCGTGAGCGTATCAGTCTGCTGCATTTGACGAACGACGATGATGGACAGCAATCACGTGTTGGATCTCCTCGGCAATCTGATCACGCAGCTCAAGGGCTATGCCGCCAGATTGCCGGCCGTCGTTCACCTCAACATGCTTCCGGGAGGCCTGAAGCCGAAGCCGGAGGCTGTCGAGACCTATGAGCAGACCCTCTCGCGATTCCGCGGGCAGGCCGGCGGCACTCCCTACAGACGGTTGACGCCGCTCTTCATGGATTCGCTGGAGGCCTTTGAAGCGGGCAATCTATTGGGGACGGTGCAACCGCTCTTGGCGGTTCTCGATCATCTTGAACAGATGGCCCGGGACAAGGACATCCTGATGTCGCCGGCCGACACCAAGCGAATGGCGGAGTATCGCGCCCATCTCCATAAGATCCTGCCCGGCAATGAGCCGGAATTGGAAGGGGCAGGCAAAGGAATGGTTTAACAGTGTCGCCACTGGCTGGGCCCGGCTGTCTCGACGTCCTTTGGAAGAGGCTTCGCAGGGGGGCTGAAGGTTAATGGCCCATTTTCGGGCCGGTGGCGTTCGGCCCTTCAATCACCAGTCTCACCCGAACCAGGCTCTTGCAATGGGGGCAGGTGGTGCGAATCGTGTTCTCGTCCTCGTGCTCCAGCAGCTCTTCCTTGAGCCACATGAGTTTGAAGCATCGGGGACAGGCGCGGACTTGTGTTGCCATAATG
The DNA window shown above is from Nitrospira tepida and carries:
- a CDS encoding RluA family pseudouridine synthase: MTSLRPWPDVQTEVLVTSGETPKRVDLFLANRDPALSRAVIQRLIEEGRIRVNDHPTKPSYKIRPGDRITLTIPRPAPLELKPEAIPLNVLFEDEALLVLNKPAGLVVHPAPGHWSGTLVHGLLHHFNRPDGALSTIGGKERPGLVHRLDKETSGVMVIAKTDEAHAGLAAQFKAHSITREYEALVWGSMKKPRGLIELAIGRDTKERKKFSARTARPKPSVTEYQVIGRFGKTATEVVLLPKTGRTHQIRVHLASIGHPVLGDPTYGGRKVRTVAELEIPRVMLHARLLGFIHPVTKRYQQFAVDPPADMQQVRTALQALEPAGRVRGHRLLTAR